The following coding sequences lie in one Myxococcus xanthus genomic window:
- a CDS encoding hemerythrin domain-containing protein: MDALDVLNQEHRHIQRVLEVLERAVAKGRDGEFVSASLFLRAANFFLTFVDGSHHAKEMVLFQTMVAHRLPLAPGLLAQVSGEHGTGSEHAVAMLCAAETMLRGGETDPSRMLDAADDWLRLYRGHTGVEEAQVFPMARRLLPAGILDRMRTRFARIEASHGSLAEAAEAMERAFTPVPAGRLFPRGPVCSF, translated from the coding sequence ATGGATGCATTGGACGTGTTGAACCAGGAGCACCGCCATATCCAGCGCGTGCTGGAGGTCCTGGAGCGGGCGGTGGCGAAGGGCCGCGATGGGGAGTTCGTCTCGGCCTCGCTCTTCCTGCGCGCCGCGAACTTCTTCCTCACCTTCGTTGATGGCAGCCACCACGCGAAGGAGATGGTGCTCTTCCAGACGATGGTGGCGCACCGGCTGCCGCTGGCGCCCGGGCTGCTGGCCCAGGTGTCCGGCGAGCACGGCACCGGCAGCGAGCACGCGGTGGCCATGCTCTGCGCGGCGGAGACGATGCTGCGTGGCGGGGAGACGGACCCCTCGCGCATGCTCGACGCGGCCGACGACTGGCTGCGGTTGTACCGGGGGCACACCGGGGTGGAGGAGGCGCAGGTGTTCCCCATGGCGCGGCGGCTGCTGCCCGCGGGAATCCTGGACCGGATGCGGACGCGCTTCGCCCGAATCGAGGCGTCGCATGGCTCGCTGGCGGAGGCCGCGGAGGCCATGGAGCGCGCCTTCACGCCCGTCCCGGCGGGACGTCTCTTCCCGCGCGGACCGGTGTGCTCATTCTAG
- a CDS encoding cytochrome oxidase yields MNVLVLQVFVSLMLVASSVLLFVYSVRHRDHEHADRLSLFPLEDDSAAPAPGAPEPPPSASQE; encoded by the coding sequence ATGAACGTCCTCGTCCTCCAGGTCTTCGTGAGCCTGATGCTCGTCGCCAGCTCGGTGCTGCTGTTCGTCTACAGCGTGCGCCACCGCGACCACGAGCACGCCGACCGGCTCTCGCTCTTCCCGCTCGAAGACGACAGCGCCGCTCCGGCGCCTGGCGCTCCCGAGCCTCCGCCCTCCGCTTCCCAGGAGTGA
- a CDS encoding cbb3-type cytochrome oxidase subunit 3 gives MYKQFYQGMSLTELPLFALVLFIAVFLGVVAWVFVARRSGDFDTLARMPLSEKGEGGHEQ, from the coding sequence ATGTACAAGCAATTCTATCAGGGGATGTCGCTCACCGAGCTGCCCCTCTTCGCCTTGGTCCTGTTCATCGCGGTGTTCCTCGGCGTCGTCGCCTGGGTGTTCGTGGCGCGGCGCAGCGGGGACTTCGACACGCTCGCGCGGATGCCGCTGAGCGAGAAGGGGGAGGGCGGCCATGAGCAGTGA
- the hemN gene encoding oxygen-independent coproporphyrinogen III oxidase, with protein MEPPRQEVPTPPEALLSRYDVSGPRYTSYPTAPEWRKDFGPEHLVERLEHAGNRERAEPLSLYVHLPFCRSLCWYCGCNVVISRDRAAADQYIDHLEMELDLVVQRLGWRRSLSQIHWGGGTPTFLDERQLERLWTVLTRRFRIAQDAEVAIEIHPAVTTPGQLTLLRSLGFNRVSMGLQDFDARVQEVTNRIQSPEETRALLEHARLLGFKGVNFDLIYGLPHQDAEGWARTLDTVLSMRPDRLAVYSFAFMPDVLKHQRRMPAEAIPSGRAKLELFRSAYAAFVSAGYRPIGMDHFAVPEDELARAQAERRLGRNFQGYTIKAALDVVAIGSTGISDVDGAYAQNVRALPRYYERVSQGCLATERGLSLTADDQRRRAVITRLMCNFWVDLGPDGADYFAPELARLRAFEDDGLVTRTGSQLELTPMGRLFVRNVAMVFDAYLAGTERPRFSRTV; from the coding sequence ATGGAGCCCCCCCGCCAGGAAGTCCCCACGCCGCCCGAAGCCCTGCTGAGCCGGTACGACGTCTCCGGCCCTCGTTACACCAGCTACCCCACGGCGCCCGAGTGGCGGAAGGACTTCGGTCCGGAGCATCTGGTGGAGCGGCTCGAGCATGCAGGCAACCGGGAGCGCGCCGAGCCGCTGTCGCTCTACGTGCACTTGCCCTTCTGCCGCAGCCTCTGCTGGTACTGCGGCTGCAACGTCGTCATCAGCCGTGACCGGGCTGCGGCGGACCAGTACATCGACCATCTGGAGATGGAGCTGGACCTGGTGGTGCAGCGGCTCGGCTGGCGGCGCTCCCTGTCCCAGATTCACTGGGGCGGAGGCACGCCCACCTTCCTGGATGAGCGGCAGCTCGAACGGCTGTGGACGGTGCTCACCCGCCGCTTCCGCATCGCGCAGGACGCGGAGGTGGCCATCGAAATCCACCCGGCCGTGACGACGCCCGGCCAGCTCACGCTGCTTCGGAGCCTGGGCTTCAACCGCGTGTCCATGGGCCTGCAGGACTTCGACGCGCGCGTGCAGGAGGTCACCAACCGCATCCAGTCCCCGGAAGAGACGCGGGCGCTGCTGGAGCACGCGCGGCTGCTGGGCTTCAAGGGCGTGAACTTCGACCTCATCTACGGCCTGCCGCACCAGGACGCCGAAGGGTGGGCCCGCACGCTGGACACGGTGTTGTCGATGCGGCCGGACCGGCTGGCCGTCTACTCCTTCGCGTTCATGCCCGACGTGCTGAAGCACCAGCGGCGCATGCCCGCGGAGGCCATTCCAAGCGGGCGCGCCAAGCTGGAGTTGTTCCGCTCCGCCTACGCGGCGTTCGTCTCCGCGGGCTACCGGCCCATTGGCATGGACCACTTCGCGGTGCCAGAGGACGAGCTGGCGCGCGCGCAGGCCGAGCGCCGGCTGGGCCGCAACTTCCAGGGCTACACCATCAAGGCCGCCTTGGACGTGGTGGCCATTGGCAGCACTGGCATCAGCGACGTGGACGGCGCATATGCGCAGAACGTCCGCGCGCTGCCGCGCTACTACGAGCGCGTCTCCCAGGGCTGCCTGGCCACGGAGCGCGGCCTGTCGCTGACAGCGGACGACCAGCGCCGCCGCGCGGTCATCACCCGGCTCATGTGCAACTTCTGGGTGGATTTGGGGCCGGACGGCGCCGACTACTTCGCGCCGGAGCTGGCTCGGCTGCGCGCGTTCGAGGACGACGGCCTGGTGACGCGCACGGGCTCGCAGCTGGAGCTGACGCCCATGGGGCGGCTCTTCGTCCGCAACGTGGCCATGGTGTTCGACGCGTATCTCGCGGGGACGGAGCGCCCCCGCTTTTCCCGCACGGTGTGA
- a CDS encoding heavy metal translocating P-type ATPase: MPASTPSEPAPAACLHCGSPVPPGSAARDFCCVGCEAVHGLLVGQGLTRYYQLAQGKTAPAPEPRKERAFAWLEPLISRAEAIPGPLCALELDVQGIHCAACVWLMNELFRRQQGGAGLTVDPALGKVRMLWRRGAFDVAEFLRGVEGFGYLFGPSRKRPERTSLDLPIRLGICAALSMNVMLFSVSFYVGLTPEDGDVFRLFTRLSLWLSSAVVVVGGWPFFRSALQGLRRGVLHLDLPIALGILLVFGMSLAQARGGRGDLAYFDTLNTFVTLMLVGRWLQQRVLERNRRFLLDDDGAEGLFVRREEGARLATVRAAEVADGDVLVIAPGDLVPVDALLLDSGARVSTDWITGEPGERAVGQGGALPAGAFNAGREAVRVQAKQAFTDSPLVALLRRAPTEAGGPALHTRFWDRVSRRWVVTVLFVSALGLALWWPAGPDKALEVAVALLVVTCPCAIGIATPLAYELVQARLRRGGFFIRSTDLLDRLPRVRKVLFDKTGTLTLGRLELVDRAAVAGLTPASRDIAFDLVSRSNHPASRCLAAALAREGARFNPEARVSELAGQGLELNRDGVRWRLGRADWATEARTVETWLPEREPTDGVSGEWGNAASRHPRPSGRMEVLLSGSGLAAGPVLTRDGVPVAFFQLRESVRPDARREVQALQDEGREVWLISGDSQGRVNDMAAALGIPTQHTLSGQRPEEKAEAVAKLDAADTLYLGDGVNDSLAFERALCAGTPAIDRPVMPGKSDFFLLGEGLGAIREALRLSARLRQVVRRLLALAVGYNVVAVAVCLAGWMTPLRAAVAMPATSLATVLFTVWWLSASRERAAATPTPPLREVPA; encoded by the coding sequence ATGCCTGCCTCCACGCCATCGGAGCCTGCTCCGGCCGCCTGTCTCCACTGCGGCAGTCCCGTTCCTCCTGGGAGCGCGGCGCGCGACTTCTGCTGTGTGGGGTGCGAAGCCGTGCACGGTCTGCTCGTGGGGCAGGGGCTCACGCGCTACTACCAACTCGCGCAAGGAAAGACGGCGCCGGCGCCTGAGCCGCGCAAGGAACGCGCGTTCGCGTGGCTGGAGCCGCTCATCAGCCGCGCCGAGGCCATTCCCGGTCCACTGTGCGCGCTCGAGTTGGACGTGCAGGGCATCCACTGTGCCGCATGCGTGTGGCTGATGAACGAGCTGTTCCGCCGGCAACAGGGCGGGGCAGGCCTGACGGTGGACCCGGCCCTGGGCAAGGTGCGAATGCTGTGGCGGCGCGGCGCCTTCGACGTGGCGGAGTTCCTTCGCGGCGTGGAGGGCTTTGGCTACCTCTTCGGACCCAGCCGCAAGCGCCCGGAACGCACGAGCCTGGACCTGCCCATCCGTCTGGGCATCTGCGCCGCGCTGTCGATGAACGTGATGCTGTTCTCGGTGAGCTTCTACGTGGGGCTCACGCCGGAGGATGGTGATGTCTTCCGCCTCTTCACGCGGCTGAGCCTGTGGCTGTCGTCCGCCGTCGTGGTGGTGGGCGGCTGGCCCTTCTTCCGCTCCGCGCTCCAGGGACTCCGGCGCGGCGTGCTCCACCTGGACCTGCCCATTGCCCTGGGCATCCTGCTGGTGTTCGGCATGTCGCTGGCGCAGGCGCGCGGAGGGCGCGGCGACCTGGCGTACTTCGACACGCTCAACACCTTCGTCACGTTGATGCTGGTGGGGCGGTGGCTCCAGCAGCGTGTGTTGGAGCGCAACCGACGCTTCCTGCTGGATGACGACGGGGCGGAAGGGCTCTTCGTGCGCAGGGAAGAGGGCGCACGGCTCGCCACCGTGCGCGCCGCCGAGGTGGCCGACGGCGACGTGCTGGTGATTGCGCCGGGGGACCTGGTGCCGGTGGACGCGCTGCTGCTCGATTCGGGCGCCCGAGTGTCCACGGATTGGATTACGGGCGAGCCCGGTGAGCGCGCGGTGGGGCAGGGTGGTGCGCTGCCCGCCGGCGCGTTCAACGCCGGGCGCGAGGCCGTGCGTGTCCAGGCGAAGCAGGCCTTCACCGACTCGCCGCTGGTGGCGTTGCTTCGCCGGGCGCCCACCGAGGCGGGAGGCCCCGCGCTGCACACCCGCTTCTGGGACCGCGTGTCGCGCCGCTGGGTCGTCACGGTGCTCTTCGTCTCCGCGTTGGGGCTCGCGCTGTGGTGGCCCGCCGGGCCGGACAAGGCGCTGGAGGTGGCGGTGGCGCTGCTGGTGGTGACGTGCCCGTGCGCCATCGGCATCGCCACGCCGCTGGCCTACGAGTTGGTCCAGGCGCGCCTGCGCCGTGGCGGCTTCTTCATCCGGAGCACGGACCTGCTGGACCGGCTGCCCCGCGTGCGAAAGGTGCTCTTCGACAAGACGGGGACGCTGACGCTGGGGCGGCTGGAGTTGGTGGACCGCGCCGCCGTGGCGGGGTTGACGCCCGCGTCGCGCGACATCGCCTTCGACCTGGTGTCGCGCAGCAACCACCCCGCCAGCCGCTGCCTCGCGGCCGCGCTGGCTCGGGAAGGCGCGCGTTTCAACCCCGAGGCGCGAGTGTCGGAGCTCGCGGGCCAGGGGCTGGAGCTGAATCGAGACGGCGTGCGCTGGCGGCTGGGCCGCGCGGACTGGGCCACCGAGGCGCGTACGGTGGAAACATGGCTGCCGGAGCGCGAGCCCACGGATGGCGTGTCGGGGGAGTGGGGCAATGCCGCGAGCCGCCACCCCAGGCCGAGCGGACGTATGGAGGTCCTCCTCTCCGGCTCGGGCCTCGCTGCGGGCCCGGTCCTCACGCGGGACGGCGTGCCGGTGGCCTTCTTCCAGCTCCGGGAGTCGGTACGTCCCGACGCGCGCCGCGAGGTCCAGGCGCTCCAGGATGAAGGCCGCGAGGTGTGGCTCATCTCGGGGGACAGCCAGGGGCGCGTGAATGACATGGCCGCCGCGCTGGGCATCCCCACCCAGCACACCCTGAGTGGTCAGCGTCCAGAGGAGAAGGCCGAGGCCGTCGCGAAGCTGGACGCGGCGGACACGCTGTACCTGGGCGACGGCGTCAACGACAGCCTCGCCTTCGAGCGAGCCCTCTGCGCGGGTACACCCGCCATCGACCGGCCGGTGATGCCGGGCAAGAGCGACTTCTTCCTCCTGGGCGAAGGCCTGGGCGCCATCCGCGAGGCACTGCGGTTGTCGGCCCGGTTGCGCCAGGTGGTGCGCCGGCTGCTGGCCTTGGCGGTGGGCTACAACGTGGTGGCCGTCGCCGTGTGCCTCGCGGGTTGGATGACGCCCCTGCGCGCCGCCGTGGCCATGCCCGCCACCAGTCTGGCCACCGTGCTCTTCACGGTGTGGTGGCTGTCCGCCTCACGCGAGCGCGCCGCCGCCACGCCCACGCCGCCGCTGCGGGAGGTGCCGGCATGA
- a CDS encoding c-type cytochrome has translation MSSDKPLLHSVYDGIEEHDNHLPNWWLFILWTSIIFSAGYWFWYHIAEAGPGQLGEYAAESAEVAKRASGNTPASDDMLLALAKDPASLDSGKQVFQANCAACHGAQGQGSIGPNLTDAYWMHGGGPMAIHKVVADGVVAKGMPAWERTLGAERVKAVTAYLLTLKGTNAPGGKEPQGEPEQP, from the coding sequence ATGAGCAGTGACAAGCCGCTGTTGCACTCCGTCTATGACGGCATCGAGGAACACGACAACCACCTGCCCAACTGGTGGCTGTTCATCCTCTGGACGTCCATCATCTTCAGCGCGGGGTACTGGTTCTGGTACCACATCGCAGAGGCGGGGCCCGGGCAGCTCGGTGAGTACGCCGCCGAGTCCGCGGAGGTGGCGAAGCGCGCGTCCGGGAACACCCCGGCGTCCGACGACATGCTGCTCGCGCTGGCCAAGGACCCGGCCTCCCTGGACAGCGGCAAGCAGGTGTTCCAGGCGAACTGCGCGGCCTGTCACGGCGCGCAGGGACAGGGCTCCATCGGTCCCAACCTGACGGACGCGTACTGGATGCACGGTGGTGGGCCCATGGCCATCCACAAGGTCGTGGCGGACGGCGTGGTGGCCAAGGGCATGCCCGCGTGGGAGCGCACCCTGGGCGCCGAGCGCGTCAAGGCCGTCACTGCCTACCTGCTCACGCTCAAAGGTACCAATGCGCCCGGCGGCAAGGAGCCGCAGGGCGAGCCCGAGCAGCCGTAG
- a CDS encoding sulfite exporter TauE/SafE family protein, translating into MSPEPAALASLLHTTAPTVIAGALGAFVVGLTGSVHCLLMCGPLACAGLPGVPGPERRRAVVAYQGARLGAYALVGGALGLLGGGVTQALAVSTRPYLPWLMAVALVASALELGKRLRPLPGMANLARYVTRWGAKFSWTGRASAMGAVTPLLPCGLLYGVFAVALATGSFGGGALVLAAFALGGLPALLGAQLQAALWKHRPKWMSLLLQRAVPLAAAAVLVYRAVGTTSGDPSCH; encoded by the coding sequence ATGTCGCCCGAACCGGCCGCACTCGCCTCGCTGCTGCACACCACCGCCCCCACCGTCATCGCCGGCGCACTGGGCGCCTTCGTGGTGGGGCTCACGGGAAGCGTGCATTGCCTCCTCATGTGCGGACCGCTGGCCTGCGCGGGCCTGCCCGGTGTTCCAGGCCCGGAGCGGCGCCGGGCCGTCGTCGCCTACCAGGGAGCGCGCCTGGGCGCCTATGCCCTCGTGGGCGGCGCACTGGGCCTGCTGGGCGGAGGCGTCACCCAGGCCCTGGCGGTCTCCACGCGCCCCTACCTTCCCTGGCTGATGGCGGTGGCGCTGGTCGCGTCCGCGCTGGAGCTGGGCAAGCGCCTGCGCCCGCTGCCAGGCATGGCGAACCTCGCGCGGTACGTGACGCGCTGGGGCGCAAAGTTTTCGTGGACGGGCCGCGCGAGCGCAATGGGTGCGGTCACACCGCTGCTGCCCTGCGGCCTCCTCTATGGCGTCTTCGCGGTGGCGCTGGCGACGGGTTCCTTTGGAGGTGGAGCGCTGGTGCTCGCCGCGTTCGCGCTCGGCGGCCTGCCCGCCCTGCTGGGGGCGCAGCTTCAGGCGGCCCTGTGGAAGCACCGCCCGAAGTGGATGTCGCTGCTGCTCCAACGGGCGGTACCGCTGGCGGCGGCGGCGGTGCTCGTCTACCGCGCTGTAGGCACCACCAGCGGCGACCCGAGCTGCCATTGA
- a CDS encoding DUF4476 domain-containing protein has protein sequence MKALITSLALLFALPSLDAHAQAEMRRPHGPPPGQPMPQPHHPNQPSYPPQHSGSQVVVDRRELNERLDRLEKLLKEAEQRMNRQERNKFRNAKETLNSVQDLVNRAPLLATVLPPPPPMPPPQPAVRPISDSELRRIHSSISLQTFAEDKMRVLVSAAQHHYFLVSQVGQLLGNFQFTQDKLAVVRELKPYILDPQNSHMLYSHFSFSSDKKRLDEILSQR, from the coding sequence ATGAAGGCCCTGATCACCTCCCTCGCTCTCCTCTTCGCCCTTCCCTCCCTTGATGCCCACGCCCAGGCGGAGATGCGCCGTCCGCACGGTCCGCCGCCGGGCCAGCCCATGCCGCAGCCGCACCATCCGAACCAGCCCAGCTACCCGCCGCAGCACTCCGGCAGCCAGGTGGTGGTGGACCGGCGGGAGTTGAACGAGCGCCTGGACCGGCTGGAGAAGCTGCTGAAGGAAGCCGAGCAGCGGATGAACCGGCAGGAGCGCAACAAGTTCCGCAACGCCAAGGAGACGCTGAACTCCGTGCAGGACCTGGTGAACAGGGCGCCGCTGCTGGCCACCGTCCTCCCGCCGCCGCCGCCCATGCCGCCCCCGCAGCCGGCGGTGCGGCCCATCTCGGACAGCGAGCTGCGCCGCATCCACTCTTCCATCTCCCTGCAGACCTTCGCCGAGGACAAGATGCGCGTGCTCGTCTCGGCGGCCCAGCACCACTACTTCCTGGTCTCCCAGGTGGGCCAGCTCCTGGGCAACTTCCAGTTCACCCAGGACAAGCTGGCGGTGGTGCGCGAGCTGAAGCCGTACATCCTGGACCCGCAGAACAGCCACATGCTCTACAGCCACTTCTCCTTCTCCAGCGACAAGAAGCGGCTGGACGAGATTCTCTCGCAGCGCTGA
- the ccoN gene encoding cytochrome-c oxidase, cbb3-type subunit I: MHQQRIIYDDTTVRRFIIASVLFGIVGMAVGALVASQLAWWQANLGIPYTTYSRLRPLHTNAVIFAFVGNMMFAGIYYSTQRLLKTRMASDLLSKIHFWGWQLIIVAAAISLPLGFTTSKEYAELEWPIDVAIAVIWVVFAINFFWTLAKRHEKNLYVAIWFYIATIVTVAVLHIVNSLALPLSGMKSYSVFAGVQDALVQWWYGHNAVAFFLTTPILGIMYYFLPKAAERPVYSYRLSIIHFWALVFIYIWAGPHHLLYTALPDWAQSLGMIFSVMLWAPSWGGMLNGLLTLKGAWYKLREDPVLKFLIAGVTFYGMATFEGPLLSIKSVSALGHYTDWIVGHVHSGALGWNGFMAAGMFYWLVPRLYGTKLHSPKAADAHFWLGTVGILLYMVSMWISGVTQGLMWRAANPDGTLLYPNFVETLLAIRPMYIVRFVGGSMYLVGFIMMAWNLWKTARAGKAVDGETTVVVEPPAPTPVAEPVPAKAPTPGWVQVVTGRPLVFAIAILTVTMFLGWAKPVRAVVLMGAIIALGEFAWIVTRRDREAGRPSWFGLIEGKPLAFTVLTLIAILIGGVAELLPTIMLKQAVPAHGQAQEPYSPLELQGRDLYVREGCYTCHSQMIRPFVAETQRYGDVSRAEEFIYDHPFQWGSKRTGPDLHRLGGKYPNLWHYTHMMDPRATSPGSNMPPYPWLAEQRIVVKDAPKKLALMQRLGVPYSNADVDSAEARQKTQAEGITADLAAQGVQVAWDSEMVAIISYLQRLGRGPQDLPAPSEKSPAPPDRLPAATIASEEGR, encoded by the coding sequence GTGCATCAGCAACGAATCATCTATGACGACACCACGGTCCGGCGCTTCATCATCGCGTCGGTGCTGTTCGGCATCGTGGGCATGGCGGTAGGGGCGCTGGTGGCCAGTCAGCTCGCCTGGTGGCAGGCGAACCTGGGCATCCCCTACACGACCTACTCCCGCCTGCGCCCGCTGCACACGAACGCGGTCATCTTCGCCTTCGTGGGCAACATGATGTTCGCGGGCATCTACTACTCCACGCAGCGTCTGTTGAAGACGCGCATGGCGTCGGACCTGCTCTCGAAAATCCACTTCTGGGGCTGGCAGCTCATCATCGTCGCGGCGGCGATTTCGCTGCCCCTGGGTTTCACCACCTCCAAGGAGTACGCGGAGCTGGAGTGGCCCATCGACGTGGCCATCGCCGTCATCTGGGTCGTCTTCGCCATCAACTTCTTCTGGACGCTGGCGAAGCGCCACGAGAAGAACCTCTACGTCGCCATCTGGTTCTACATCGCGACCATCGTCACGGTGGCGGTGCTGCACATCGTCAACAGCCTGGCGCTGCCGCTGTCGGGGATGAAGAGCTACTCCGTCTTCGCGGGTGTCCAGGACGCGCTGGTGCAGTGGTGGTACGGCCACAACGCCGTCGCCTTCTTCCTCACCACGCCCATCCTGGGCATCATGTATTACTTCCTGCCCAAGGCGGCGGAGCGGCCGGTGTACTCGTACCGGCTGTCCATCATCCACTTCTGGGCCCTGGTCTTCATCTACATCTGGGCCGGTCCGCACCACCTGCTCTACACGGCGCTGCCGGACTGGGCGCAGTCGCTGGGCATGATTTTCAGCGTCATGCTGTGGGCGCCGTCGTGGGGCGGCATGCTCAACGGCCTGCTCACGCTGAAGGGCGCCTGGTACAAGCTGCGCGAGGACCCCGTCCTCAAGTTCCTCATCGCGGGCGTCACCTTCTACGGCATGGCCACCTTCGAAGGGCCGCTGCTGTCCATCAAGTCGGTGAGCGCGCTGGGCCACTACACGGACTGGATTGTCGGCCACGTCCACAGCGGCGCGCTGGGCTGGAACGGCTTCATGGCGGCCGGCATGTTCTACTGGCTGGTGCCCAGGCTGTACGGCACGAAGCTGCACTCGCCCAAGGCGGCGGACGCGCACTTCTGGCTCGGGACGGTGGGCATCCTCCTCTACATGGTCTCCATGTGGATCAGCGGCGTCACGCAGGGCCTCATGTGGCGCGCGGCGAACCCCGACGGCACGCTGCTCTACCCGAACTTCGTGGAGACGCTGCTGGCCATCCGGCCCATGTACATCGTCCGCTTCGTCGGCGGGTCCATGTACCTGGTGGGCTTCATCATGATGGCGTGGAACCTGTGGAAGACGGCCCGCGCTGGCAAGGCCGTGGACGGGGAGACCACCGTCGTCGTGGAGCCACCCGCGCCCACGCCCGTCGCCGAGCCCGTCCCCGCCAAGGCCCCGACGCCTGGCTGGGTGCAGGTCGTCACCGGCCGGCCGCTGGTGTTCGCCATCGCCATCCTCACCGTGACGATGTTCCTCGGCTGGGCGAAGCCGGTCCGCGCGGTGGTGCTGATGGGCGCCATCATCGCGTTGGGCGAGTTCGCCTGGATTGTCACCCGCAGGGACCGTGAAGCGGGCCGGCCGTCGTGGTTTGGCCTCATCGAGGGCAAGCCGCTGGCGTTCACGGTGCTCACGCTCATCGCCATCCTGATTGGCGGTGTGGCGGAGCTGCTGCCCACCATCATGCTCAAGCAGGCCGTGCCGGCGCACGGCCAGGCGCAGGAGCCGTACTCGCCGCTGGAGCTCCAGGGGCGTGACCTCTACGTCCGCGAGGGTTGCTACACCTGCCACTCGCAAATGATTCGCCCCTTCGTGGCGGAGACGCAGCGCTACGGCGACGTGTCCCGCGCGGAGGAGTTCATCTACGACCACCCCTTCCAGTGGGGCAGCAAGCGCACCGGCCCGGACCTGCACCGGCTGGGCGGCAAGTACCCGAACCTCTGGCACTACACGCACATGATGGACCCCCGGGCGACGAGCCCCGGCTCCAACATGCCGCCGTACCCGTGGCTGGCTGAGCAGCGCATCGTCGTGAAGGACGCGCCGAAGAAGCTCGCGCTGATGCAGCGGCTGGGCGTGCCGTACAGCAACGCGGACGTGGACAGCGCCGAGGCGCGACAGAAGACACAGGCGGAGGGCATCACCGCGGACCTGGCGGCGCAGGGCGTCCAGGTGGCGTGGGATTCGGAGATGGTGGCCATCATCTCCTACCTCCAGCGCCTGGGACGTGGGCCGCAGGACCTGCCCGCGCCGTCGGAGAAGTCGCCCGCGCCGCCGGACCGTTTGCCTGCCGCCACCATCGCCAGTGAGGAGGGCCGCTGA
- the ccoG gene encoding cytochrome c oxidase accessory protein CcoG has protein sequence MSAAPQRDGPRIDQLTSIHADGSRLALHPADVRGRFITRRRVGFAVLIAIYLALPLVEVGGHPAVHLDVAARRFYLFGGTYNAQDFWRVLFLLTSVGFGLLFFTAWLGRVWCGWACPQTVFLEALYRPIERFFDGPRERRLKAAKEPWTPVRVARAVLKHGAYVAVSLLISHAALSLFVSAGGLVAMVADGPVASPVAFTWAMAVTGSLYFNFAWFREQLCVVVCPYGRLQSAMQDRDSLIVGYDTRRGEPRGRLLKVPPGAAAPPRGDCVDCFKCVAVCPTGIDIRNGLQMDCLACAQCVDACDGVMDKLGRPRGLIRYDSLNGLDGQPRRVLRPRLFIYGALMLVAVVGLTLSLVRRVPFEANLLRFQGMPYVVEQGTVRNQFELHLVNKNPSETVLTIRVDSPVPAKVVVPQAQVTLASLESFRVPLFITVDRSGTELPFHFTVEVADSASGEVKRMEARFLGPAPTGG, from the coding sequence ATGTCGGCGGCACCGCAGCGGGATGGCCCGCGTATCGACCAGCTCACGTCCATCCACGCGGATGGTTCGCGGCTGGCGCTCCACCCGGCGGACGTTCGCGGCCGGTTCATCACCCGGCGGCGGGTGGGCTTCGCGGTCCTCATCGCCATCTACCTGGCCCTGCCACTGGTGGAGGTGGGGGGCCACCCGGCGGTGCACCTGGACGTGGCGGCGCGCCGCTTCTACCTCTTCGGTGGCACGTACAACGCGCAGGACTTCTGGCGCGTCCTGTTCCTGCTGACGTCGGTGGGCTTCGGCCTGCTGTTCTTCACCGCATGGCTGGGGCGCGTGTGGTGCGGCTGGGCGTGTCCCCAGACGGTGTTCCTGGAGGCGCTCTATCGCCCCATCGAGCGGTTCTTCGATGGGCCCCGGGAGCGCCGGCTGAAGGCCGCGAAGGAGCCGTGGACGCCCGTGCGCGTGGCGCGGGCGGTGCTCAAGCATGGCGCGTACGTCGCGGTGTCGCTGCTCATCTCCCACGCGGCGTTGAGCCTCTTCGTCTCGGCGGGAGGGCTCGTCGCGATGGTGGCCGATGGCCCGGTGGCTTCGCCGGTGGCCTTCACCTGGGCCATGGCCGTGACGGGCTCGCTGTACTTCAACTTCGCGTGGTTTCGTGAGCAGCTCTGCGTGGTGGTGTGCCCCTATGGCCGCCTCCAGTCCGCGATGCAGGACCGGGACTCGCTCATCGTCGGCTACGACACGCGGCGCGGTGAGCCCCGGGGGCGGCTGCTCAAGGTGCCTCCTGGTGCGGCAGCACCTCCGCGCGGCGACTGCGTGGACTGCTTCAAGTGCGTGGCCGTGTGCCCCACGGGCATCGACATCCGCAATGGCTTGCAGATGGACTGCCTTGCGTGCGCGCAGTGCGTGGATGCGTGCGACGGCGTCATGGACAAGCTGGGCCGGCCGCGTGGGCTCATCCGCTATGACTCGCTCAACGGATTGGACGGGCAGCCACGGCGGGTGCTCCGGCCCCGCTTGTTCATCTACGGCGCGTTGATGCTGGTGGCGGTGGTGGGCCTCACGCTGAGCCTCGTGCGGCGCGTGCCCTTCGAGGCGAACCTGCTGCGCTTCCAGGGCATGCCCTACGTCGTCGAGCAGGGCACGGTGCGCAACCAGTTCGAGCTGCACCTGGTGAACAAGAACCCCTCCGAGACGGTGCTCACCATCCGCGTGGACAGTCCCGTGCCCGCGAAGGTGGTGGTGCCACAGGCGCAGGTGACGCTCGCCTCGCTGGAGAGCTTCCGGGTGCCGCTGTTCATCACCGTGGACCGCAGCGGAACGGAGCTTCCATTCCACTTCACCGTCGAGGTGGCGGACTCGGCCTCCGGTGAAGTGAAGCGCATGGAAGCCCGTTTCCTGGGACCTGCCCCCACGGGAGGTTAG